In Planococcus citri chromosome 4, ihPlaCitr1.1, whole genome shotgun sequence, the genomic window TAAGGTACTAAAGTTgaaactgattttaaaaattgaaatgtgttttttcttaGAAGTATTTTTCACccttagaaaaattcaaaaatactaggaaaaaatatttttttaaaatacccaaGTGATAGGAATAAAaagttagaaaaattattttaaaaacgattttttactAATAATTAGGTATGAGGAAACTTCGTGAAATCTTCACACATTtcttataatattattttttcttattgcaGGAATACTGTTGTAAAAATCAGATAGTTTTCGACGCTTGCCAAATGATCGACAGATGTAATCCAAATCCTTGCAAACATAATGGTTTATGTCGTCAGGATTCACGCGATTTCTTCTGCGATTGTTCAAATACTGGTTATGCAGGAGCCATGTGCCATACTCGTGAGTTGTTTTTTCACATCAATGAAacatctattttgaaattttccctcgagaattacctgtaatttttttttatgaacagCATTACATCCTTTGAGTTGCGAAGCTCATAAAGAAGTGAATTCGGTTCAACAACGTGTCGATCTCAAGATCGACATCGACGGCAGCGGTCCCTTAGATCCTTTCCCTGTCACTTGCCAATTTCATTGTAAGTATATTTATACCTAGTTGTTGAAGAAATTCACCGACGAAAGattacattattgaaaaatttcgcagCTGATGGCAAAATAGCTACCGAAATACATCACAGAAACGAAGAACCGACCATTGTCGACGGGTTCCAAGAAGAAGGTAGTTACAAACAGGATATCGTGTACGAAGCAAGCATCGAACAAATAGAATCGCTCATTAATCGATCTTCGAGTTGTTATCAACATATTCGTTACGACTGTCAGAATTCCAAATTATTAAATTCTCATCGTAAGTATTATCGATTGAAATCCAgcgtaaaaaattgtattctatcgaaatcgtcatcatcattttgttgcatttttatGTAGCTGGTGAAGGAGAATTCAGACCTTATGCTTGGTGGGTGTCGAGAtataatcaaaaaatggatttctgGGGCGGTGCTATGCCCGGGTCCAGGAAATGCGAATGCGGTGTTTTGGGTCAATGCGACGATATGTCCAAATGGTGTAATTGCGATGCTGGTAAGTGCGAATGATTCTTGAAATAGACTATGATTTTAATTCGTAGATAAATTCGAGTTACGTTGGGATGAATTATTGCAGGACATGGCGAATGGACTTCCGATAGTGGAAATCTGAAGGGAAAAGAGTACTTGCCAGTGAGACGATTGCATTTTGGTGATACGGGTACACCGGTCGATGATAAAAGGGGCAAGTACACTTTGGGACCTTTGGTGTGCGAAGGAGATGGCGAGTATTTGAAGAATACGTGCTGATAcgttaattttaattatatgtattttaatataAATTTATCTGTTTTTTCCTTCGTAGATTTGTTCAGCAACGTTATAACGTTTAGAAAAAGCGACGCCACTTTGAATTTGCCTACTTTCGATTTCGGTTACGATGGTGATATTTATTTCGAATTCAGAACGACTAAAGAAAGTGGTGTCCTGGTCAACTCGAAAGGTCCCGAAGATGAAATTCTAATCGAATTGAGAGGTACTAAATTCTCATTTCCAGTATTCCACGATTTGATATCATCGCCGGAActcattcaaatatttttattttttcagagggTAATTCCATTCTTTTCATGTATCAAACCGGAAATAAACCTACTCACGTGCAAGGAAAGTCCACCTCCGGCTTAGCGGATAATAATTGGCATTCTGTCTACATCGAAAGGAACAGGTTCGTGTGATATTTCGtaatctaaaaatttccaaaaatgttactttacattttttttttccactctGTGCAGAAAAGGTGCTCGTGTCGTGATCGATGGCAACGAAAAGAAAGAAATCAAAGAATCTCCGGGTCCGGTTTTGGCGTTATATCTTACTTCGTATTTATCCATCGGTGGTAACGTTGGTCCTCCGAATAAAAATGGATTTACTGGATGTATGAGAGCTTTCATGTTGAATGGACATTTAGTAGATTTAGTGAGATACGCGAAACAGACACGTTATGGTAGGTTCACAATTCACATGCCTCGGAATcgatacttttttattttcatgtcaaaaatgacgattttacgCTCTTTTTTTAAAGGTATATCCTTGGGATGTGTTGGTAAATGTGCCAGTAATCCTTGTTTGAATAATGGTACGTGTATCGATGGATACGAAGATTATCATTGCGATTGTCGATGGACATCTTTCAAAGGACCGATTTGCGCCGATGGTAGTTAAAACGATtgataaaattacctttttaaaaatcatttttctgatcaatGCGTGTTTCATAGAAATTGGTGTTACGTTACGTGACGATTCGATGATTAAATACAGCTTCTTGGGCAGCTGGAGATCGACGATCGCTGAAAACATACGTGTTGGTTTCACGACCACTCATCCTCAAGGATTTTTATTAGGATTGTTTTCCAATAAATCAGGCGAATACATGACCATATCGGTATCAAACAGCGGTAAGGTTAAGGATTTAATACAGAGTACCGATAGTTTGTATCAGATGATAGGAGAAAGTGTTCGTTTACAGGTTCGTTACGTGTGGTAttcgattttggatttgaaagaCAAGAATGGACATTCCCTAACAAACATTTTGGACTCGGTCAGTACCACGATATTCGAATCAGACGTAAGAATTCCGGAGCTACGTTGGTTATGGAGGTAacgtaattcaaattttattattggCTTCTATGCAATTCAACGAAGAAAGCAagtcttcattttttcctctaaaattacccaaaagtctcgtCTTTTTACCGAGAATTTGGACAAAAGTTgtcttttctgcaaaaattgtaaaaaagtataattttttggccaataatttATCGAAAAGTCCCTTTGCTTAAATTGTTAAAGTCTggctttttcccaaaaaattctctttttttttagaaaaattgctaaaaagtatcacttttcttctttttaaaaattaccctaAAGTTTCGCTTTCTTGCCAGAAAATATgcaaaagtatcattttttcgccaattattcccaaaaagtccttcttttgCTTAAATTTCGAAGTCTGCTTCTTGccgaaaatcatcaaaaattctgctttttttaaaaattgaaaagttttcgatttcaaggaaaatgACCGAAGATTGAATTTTGGACAGATAATTCCATAAAGTCCCaagtttttaccaaaattgtccaaaaatcttactttttgataaagattacgaaaaagtataatttctttgccaattgttaaaaagtcttgttttttagtcaaaattgccactttttttcaagaattgccCACCCAGTCatttgtttcacttttttgccgaaaaCTGCCAgaaattctagctttttcaaaaaatggcataaaCTTGCTTTTCAGTAAAGTGgtttaaaattgtcattttttttcgaaaaattttacttttttctagaCATTGCCCAAAAGTTGAggtttttgccagaaattgtcaaaaagccatttttcaaaaaaaattgccaaactttttgcaaacaataattgttcttttttgccagaaattgccaaaattctcacttatatttttttaaaaacagcatcgtcaagattttttgtttgctttcttccatgaaaattgctgaaatttgttcgtttttttgtaAACAGTTTCCTAACCTTGTGAATGTTTCAGGTCGATAATTACGAACCTTTCGAAACGCATTTCAATATCAAAGCTTCAGCCGATGCTCAATTCAATAACATAGAATACATGTATATCGGTAAAAATGAAAGTATGAAGGAAGGCTTCATCGGTTGCGTTTCCAGAGTCGAATTTGATGATATTTATCCGCTCAAATTCCTCTTCCAACAAAACGGTCCCACCAATATTCGCGCCACTGATGGTAAAATTGACATTATTGATCTCAAGGTTATCATTATCACaaataacgaaaataattcacgttgcaatttttttccagttatGGAAGACTTTTGCGGTGTTGAACCGGTAACTCATCCTCCCGAGCCAATAGAAACTAGACCACCTTTAGATTTAGATCAAGATAAAGTGAATGCAGCCTATCACGAAACTGCCAACGCTGTTATAGGAGgtaatatacatatttcaaaaaatagattcTAGATTTGAAATAAGTATTATACATATATGAATTGTTTGGTAATACGATACGTGTTTTTGCAGGAATCTTATTCTTATTATTCTTGTTGTCTATTTTCATCGCCATCTTCTTTGGCCGCTGGGTGGCCAGGCATAAGGGCGATTACTTGACGCAAGAAGAACGAGGATGTGACATGGCTTCCGATCCTGACACAGCGGTAATGCATTCAGTGACTGGGCATTCTTtacgaaagaaaaaagaatggtatatttaaaaataacataGACTATTGGACTAAGTATCAATCAATCGTGTACGTTAGAGGCGACCGACcgcattgtaattttttcttctgtgATTTTGTTTTGTTCATTAAATTAGGGAAAAAAGAGTTTCAAAGAGCTTAGATTATATATCTTGTACATTAGTTGCCTCTGATTTAtacgtgttttatttttttgtatttattttctcGTCGCagtcttctcattttttttctttcttttttttatatatattcGTGTACTATTTATTGTTATATTTTATTACGAAACCAAAAACAGTGTCAATTTATGTATTTACAGGCgaatttgtttatatttttaatgCCACTGTTAAGGTTTTACCATTAGATTTTAGATTTATCGAAATCGTATATTGTTTTATCTCTCTAAACGAATTCTCTACCTTAATTCCcagtattttattattttattaccgagttaatttatttttgcttttgcaTTTACGCCCTTCtcatcatttccttttttcccCGGATTTgaaatctcaagtttttttttactctttattAATTTGAGATCTCCAAGTATTATGAGCATTCCGTCCTgcctattttaaataatttttaagttGATTAACAATTTGCCATTCGCAAAcatttgtattattttgtaatttattgtaTAAATATCGGCTTCGTGTACATGTGAGGTATTACGTATGAAATGaatatggtgtttttttttctttctgcgCTAAACAGGAAGCTCATTCGGAATCTCGTAAATCGTGATACTTTACATTGCTCAACTTTCAGAAGCTAAATTTTGACTAttattggtttaattttttttctcaaaatttttaaagcacAACGCATCGCTTTTATTTAAGAAAAGTTACTCAgtgaaatttcagcctttttttgTTAGTATATTAACTATATGGATAAGTTTATCtgttttagttattttttatgtttatttttgtactttttctatttttttttttttcacttttgatgaagtggttagatttttttttataaagttgaTGTTGTTCAGCTGTCGAATTTTAAGTCACTTCGTAATATTatgcagtttttctttttcactttaGAAATTGTACGTAAATTACCAAATACAATATGAAGTTTAGACGATggtttgtttttgttattttaatatTGTGAAATGATTgcgaaagtttttcattttgctgTTTCATAGAATTATTTGTGgtgtggtaaaaatttcattgaaagggggggagagggggtatAATTTTATGCATTGGTTCGAACTTGAAAAtgtacagtagacttccgcttatccggacagccgtattatccggacaaaAAGAAATTCTCCTTATTATCCGGACTTTTCGATTATCCGGACAAAATCTGTATTATCCGGACAAGCATACACGAATTACTTACAAGTACatagtcaaaaatttttgtgatctTTGTGTTTGGtgtgtttttctttattttgtgaagaaataaaatttatcctttgcacttttcattaaaaattacaaaaatacaccattatcattaaaaaaaaaagtcattttctgccaaaaattcaaccaaaaacatatcaatccgtattatccggattttTGCTTATCCGGACAACCAAATTCCCCAGTTAGTCCGGAAAATCAGAAGTCTACTGCAATTGTGATCCTGAAAATTTGTATCTTTGCTTGGTAGTGGGGAGGGGTCAAATTACAGCAGAAACTCAACGTAGTCAGATCAAAGTTGGGTTACTTGGAAAGCCAGAGAAGCGGACAGGCGGCCTTGAGAGGCCCGACAGGCAGAACTGGCAGatagacaaccttgagaagccagacagacaggtcaatgaccttgtgAAGCCAGACAGGAACTCAGACAACCtcgagaggctagacaggtaggtcagtgaccttaagagaccgGAAAGGCAAACAAACGACCTTGGAAAACCGTACTGACGGGTTCGTTAAAGCcagttgttttttaaatttaaaaaaaatcactcattttacaaaacaatccaaaattttaattttcttttaaatttaacataggtaggtaattaagtaGGCATGGTTTGGATCGAGTTGGCATTAATCTAAGTATAGATTAATTTTGACCGGATGGGTGACCCTGAGCCCTGAAGGTGTTTTAGGGGCTTTCAAAAAATAGgaggataaatttttttgtaaacattttaaaacagaaaaaattaacaaaaactcaaatttggattGGTTGTGTAGTCGGGCGTCTTTTATAATatactgtgaaaaaaaattctgctgaaatggcaaattttggcgggaaacccttgaaaaatcagttttttgcatttttgaaggacTTCTACCggcatgaaaaattttgaaaagaattacctataattatgttgtaggtaggtacatacgtatagATGAGATACATCAAaaatgtatatatttttttcataattgcacCTATGAAAGAAGTGACCAAAACGCTgtttaaaagctaaaaatgcGTGTTCTGTCCATAAgatatgcttgaaaaaatttcaaaaaattttcataagtaaaTCTTGATAGTATCCAACATTCCTGCAAGTTTGAAACAAATCGAGTAAAAACTGCCAAAGGTagaaattttaaactaaaattgcaatttcacccCTTCTGAAGGAGTTGCAGTCGTTGGAGATGATTTGGCAAtctaataattttattacacGGGTTGTAGACCATAAGGAACAACTTCTACtggttagtttcaaaaatccgagttCGAGGGCAGGGCAAGGCCAAATACTCAAATATCATATTTTATCCGGATATatgctttttcaataaaattgaatgaattaattATCGGTAATTTCTACCCACACCGaccattttaacatgtttttaacactttcgcatgcaatttttaccaagttttgCTATTCAGGATTttcttcttcagtttttttggtTATGTACACTTTTCAGtgatttcaacagatttttccTGTTCGTAACAGGTTTCAACGACGTCATGGGCATTTTCTGAGGAATTCCATCATGatgaagttgaaagttgaaaccttaataatctgaaaagtgaaaaccgaACTTCTATTGATAAAACCttcaattgaattgaaatcgAATACCAAACTTTTATTCAATCGGAGTTTTCACATCCTCGTTGACCACTTCTAATTTTGATCATTCCCTTGTTagttcaaaagtttcaaaagcaAATAAGATGCCTGAAAGCAATACATAATGTCATCAGCTCCTCCTCAGAGAACGGCAAAAGGAAGAAGCAGTCTGCTAATATACTAAAAATCAATTCTCGCATAAGTTCGATTTTAATTCAGTTCAATAGCAACATTTTAGGTTTTACGAATACTTCGTAGTTCGTGCACctatttccattttgaaaaatagttatTTTTGCGAATCATGCAACTTAAGTATGATCGAAATTcgtatttctttttctatttctacacagaattttcaatgttggtgaaattgtatttttttgtgaatccaGTGTGATTCTCTTCTTCTGACTCTTCTTACCTCTTCTCAGCTTCAGACTTTTCAGAGgctaaaacttgaaagaaatcaTCCACTCTATCATCGTAAAAAATTTGTGATTAACGCCGGTTTGATTTCATACTTCattgagcaaattttcaaataattgtttCTGAATCTGAAACTGAAATAAACTCAACAATGCATAATGCATTATAAATTTAATaactaaaataaaacaaaataacctgcaaaattctcaaaatttcattattttcattttttttaaaatggaaaaccaACGAAAGTAGGTATCCCCATTCGAAACCTACTTTTATGGTAATAACCCGTAATTACCGTTATCAGCGGTAATTGCTGTTCAGTTACCAACTCTGTgacaaatcaacaaaaatattagaagtcatttacctatttttttatgatgattgTGTATtgctaataatttttacttgttttcataataatttaataattaaaataattagtGAAATTCGAGTATAAACTGTGTCGTATGTTATAACGCACGCGAGAACTGAGCAGTCTCCAGAGAACGGATTTTCATCAAGTATTCAAGGTATTATCATTTCGCCATAACTCATTAATTGCTGACTCGCGTCTGCTCCATTTTTGTCCATAAATGAAAATACGATCGAGTAATAATGGGGTATTATAATCAAACTACCATAATAGCACATTCATCTCCCTAGTCAtacgttttgaagaatttataaGTTGATCAAGAGCTTAAAACTCGACATATATTTCAAGACTTTACAACTGATAAGCAATGTTGTACAAGTTGTACAGTATCAGTGGTCGCAAGATTGCAAGAAATTGCATACAATTACAGATTAAAAATATTGCATTACGTTTCGTAAACTAGAATTGAATGACATGGTCAACGATTCATTTCTAATTTAGAGCATTTCGTGTGATTTCAGAGTTGTGAATTggacgttgttttttttatcatcgaTACCATTTCAGTTGACTGTTAAATACAACAATGAACCATCACTCAGCGGATAATGCTTCTTCATCTCAGTAAGTTGAATATACATAATAAAAAGAGTATCACTAATCGTACATAGTAATACAGTGTGCGTGAAACGAAATTACCGAATAATTCTTTATTCGTTTTGTACATACGACGAGTACATCGTATGTGAAAGTTATT contains:
- the Nrx-IV gene encoding neurexin-4 isoform X4, which encodes MRVELYGCNYVSDHFYFDGSSLIEWKLRDLPIVSTRDSVGFRMKTNAANGIILYSRGTQRDYLALQLRDNRLVLNIDLGSGLMTSLSVGSLLDDNIWHDVMFSRVYKDIVFTVDRVSVKGTIKDEYATLNLNNAFYIGGVPNKQEGMIVSQNYTGCIENLSVNGTNFNQMIKEFYNSDNRWGMETYAKHNVSYICPEQSVIPVTFLTEPSFAKLKGYEGVDYLNVSFSFRTYEDAGLLVFHKVIGGNNNNGYVKAFLEEGKVYVELLTGDNPKIKLENYDEKFNDGKWHSLVLTVNTNVLVLNIDQRPAVTNRLLKILTTSDYYIGGGVYNNIGFIGCMKLITINGNYRVPTDWKPDEEYCCKNQIVFDACQMIDRCNPNPCKHNGLCRQDSRDFFCDCSNTGYAGAMCHTPLHPLSCEAHKEVNSVQQRVDLKIDIDGSGPLDPFPVTCQFHSDGKIATEIHHRNEEPTIVDGFQEEGSYKQDIVYEASIEQIESLINRSSSCYQHIRYDCQNSKLLNSHPGEGEFRPYAWWVSRYNQKMDFWGGAMPGSRKCECGVLGQCDDMSKWCNCDAGHGEWTSDSGNLKGKEYLPVRRLHFGDTGTPVDDKRGKYTLGPLVCEGDDLFSNVITFRKSDATLNLPTFDFGYDGDIYFEFRTTKESGVLVNSKGPEDEILIELREGNSILFMYQTGNKPTHVQGKSTSGLADNNWHSVYIERNRKGARVVIDGNEKKEIKESPGPVLALYLTSYLSIGGNVGPPNKNGFTGCMRAFMLNGHLVDLVRYAKQTRYGISLGCVGKCASNPCLNNGTCIDGYEDYHCDCRWTSFKGPICADEIGVTLRDDSMIKYSFLGSWRSTIAENIRVGFTTTHPQGFLLGLFSNKSGEYMTISVSNSGSLRVVFDFGFERQEWTFPNKHFGLGQYHDIRIRRKNSGATLVMEVDNYEPFETHFNIKASADAQFNNIEYMYIGKNESMKEGFIGCVSRVEFDDIYPLKFLFQQNGPTNIRATDVMEDFCGVEPVTHPPEPIETRPPLDLDQDKVNAAYHETANAVIGGILFLLFLLSIFIAIFFGRWVARHKGDYLTQEERGCDMASDPDTAVMHSVTGHSLRKKKEWYI
- the Nrx-IV gene encoding neurexin-4 isoform X3 — protein: MWLLYLFFLNILGNYSVLCDFYDCNEPLFDRSEVKATSSLPDRKPSSAKLLGEQSWTASHSDSSQYLIFDLGRVMKVRSIETQGRPTQDDCVLEYTISYGSNGYDYADYKTSSGYIKVFKGNTDGNQVNRNVFEVPIIAQWIRINPIRWKNSISMRVELYGCNYVSDHFYFDGSSLIEWKLRDLPIVSTRDSVGFRMKTNAANGIILYSRGTQRDYLALQLRDNRLVLNIDLGSGLMTSLSVGSLLDDNIWHDVMFSRVYKDIVFTVDRVSVKGTIKDEYATLNLNNAFYIGGVPNKQEGMIVSQNYTGCIENLSVNGTNFNQMIKEFYNSDNRWGMETYAKHNVSYICPEQSVIPVTFLTEPSFAKLKGYEGVDYLNVSFSFRTYEDAGLLVFHKVIGGNNNNGYVKAFLEEGKVYVELLTGDNPKIKLENYDEKFNDGKWHSLVLTVNTNVLVLNIDQRPAVTNRLLKILTTSDYYIGGGVYNNIGFIGCMKLITINGNYRVPTDWKPDEEYCCKNQIVFDACQMIDRCNPNPCKHNGLCRQDSRDFFCDCSNTGYAGAMCHTPLHPLSCEAHKEVNSVQQRVDLKIDIDGSGPLDPFPVTCQFHSDGKIATEIHHRNEEPTIVDGFQEEGSYKQDIVYEASIEQIESLINRSSSCYQHIRYDCQNSKLLNSHPGEGEFRPYAWWVSRYNQKMDFWGGAMPGSRKCECGVLGQCDDMSKWCNCDAGHGEWTSDSGNLKGKEYLPVRRLHFGDTGTPVDDKRGKYTLGPLVCEGDDLFSNVITFRKSDATLNLPTFDFGYDGDIYFEFRTTKESGVLVNSKGPEDEILIELREGNSILFMYQTGNKPTHVQGKSTSGLADNNWHSVYIERNRKGARVVIDGNEKKEIKESPGPVLALYLTSYLSIGGNVGPPNKNGFTGCMRAFMLNGHLVDLVRYAKQTRYGISLGCVGKCASNPCLNNGTCIDGYEDYHCDCRWTSFKGPICADEIGVTLRDDSMIKYSFLGSWRSTIAENIRVGFTTTHPQGFLLGLFSNKSGEYMTISVSNSGSLRVVFDFGFERQEWTFPNKHFGLGQYHDIRIRRKNSGATLVMEVDNYEPFETHFNIKASADAQFNNIEYMYIGKNESMKEGFIGCVSRVEFDDIYPLKFLFQQNGPTNIRATDVMEDFCGVEPVTHPPEPIETRPPLDLDQDKVNAAYHETANAVIGGILFLLFLLSIFIAIFFGRWVARHKGDYLTQEERGCDMASDPDTAVMHSVTGHSLRKKKEWYI
- the Nrx-IV gene encoding neurexin-4 isoform X1, with amino-acid sequence MWLLYLFFLNILGNYSVLCDFYDCNEPLFDRSEVKATSSLPDRKPSSAKLLGEQSWTASHSDSSQYLIFDLGRVMKVRSIETQGRPTQDDCVLEYTISYGSNGYDYADYKTSSGYIKVFKGNTDGNQVNRNVFEVPIIAQWIRINPIRWKNSISMRVELYGCNYVSDHFYFDGSSLIEWKLRDLPIVSTRDSVGFRMKTNAANGIILYSRGTQRDYLALQLRDNRLVLNIDLGSGLMTSLSVGSLLDDNIWHDVMFSRVYKDIVFTVDRVSVKGTIKDEYATLNLNNAFYIGGVPNKQEGMIVSQNYTGCIENLSVNGTNFNQMIKEFYNSDNRWGMETYAKHNVSYICPEQSVIPVTFLTEPSFAKLKGYEGVDYLNVSFSFRTYEDAGLLVFHKVIGGNNNNGYVKAFLEEGKVYVELLTGDNPKIKLENYDEKFNDGKWHSLVLTVNTNVLVLNIDQRPAVTNRLLKILTTSDYYIGGGVYNNIGFIGCMKLITINGNYRVPTDWKPDEEYCCKNQIVFDACQMIDRCNPNPCKHNGLCRQDSRDFFCDCSNTGYAGAMCHTPLHPLSCEAHKEVNSVQQRVDLKIDIDGSGPLDPFPVTCQFHSDGKIATEIHHRNEEPTIVDGFQEEGSYKQDIVYEASIEQIESLINRSSSCYQHIRYDCQNSKLLNSHPGEGEFRPYAWWVSRYNQKMDFWGGAMPGSRKCECGVLGQCDDMSKWCNCDAGHGEWTSDSGNLKGKEYLPVRRLHFGDTGTPVDDKRGKYTLGPLVCEGDDLFSNVITFRKSDATLNLPTFDFGYDGDIYFEFRTTKESGVLVNSKGPEDEILIELREGNSILFMYQTGNKPTHVQGKSTSGLADNNWHSVYIERNRKGARVVIDGNEKKEIKESPGPVLALYLTSYLSIGGNVGPPNKNGFTGCMRAFMLNGHLVDLVRYAKQTRYGISLGCVGKCASNPCLNNGTCIDGYEDYHCDCRWTSFKGPICADEIGVTLRDDSMIKYSFLGSWRSTIAENIRVGFTTTHPQGFLLGLFSNKSGEYMTISVSNSGSLRVVFDFGFERQEWTFPNKHFGLGQYHDIRIRRKNSGATLVMEVDNYEPFETHFNIKASADAQFNNIEYMYIGKNESMKEGFIGCVSRVEFDDIYPLKFLFQQNGPTNIRATDGKIDIIDLKVIIITNNENNSRCNFFPVMEDFCGVEPVTHPPEPIETRPPLDLDQDKVNAAYHETANAVIGGILFLLFLLSIFIAIFFGRWVARHKGDYLTQEERGCDMASDPDTAVMHSVTGHSLRKKKEWYI
- the Nrx-IV gene encoding neurexin-4 isoform X2, giving the protein MWLLYLFFLNILGNYSVLCDFYDCNEPLFDRSEVKATSSLPDRKPSSAKLLGPKTWTPSSNTLGNSLIFHFDDSKVEVRSIATQGKPSNPDCVTEYFVQYSDDGESWTNYIDSTGEIQVFKGNTDGNQVNRNVFEVPIIAQWIRINPIRWKNSISMRVELYGCNYVSDHFYFDGSSLIEWKLRDLPIVSTRDSVGFRMKTNAANGIILYSRGTQRDYLALQLRDNRLVLNIDLGSGLMTSLSVGSLLDDNIWHDVMFSRVYKDIVFTVDRVSVKGTIKDEYATLNLNNAFYIGGVPNKQEGMIVSQNYTGCIENLSVNGTNFNQMIKEFYNSDNRWGMETYAKHNVSYICPEQSVIPVTFLTEPSFAKLKGYEGVDYLNVSFSFRTYEDAGLLVFHKVIGGNNNNGYVKAFLEEGKVYVELLTGDNPKIKLENYDEKFNDGKWHSLVLTVNTNVLVLNIDQRPAVTNRLLKILTTSDYYIGGGVYNNIGFIGCMKLITINGNYRVPTDWKPDEEYCCKNQIVFDACQMIDRCNPNPCKHNGLCRQDSRDFFCDCSNTGYAGAMCHTPLHPLSCEAHKEVNSVQQRVDLKIDIDGSGPLDPFPVTCQFHSDGKIATEIHHRNEEPTIVDGFQEEGSYKQDIVYEASIEQIESLINRSSSCYQHIRYDCQNSKLLNSHPGEGEFRPYAWWVSRYNQKMDFWGGAMPGSRKCECGVLGQCDDMSKWCNCDAGHGEWTSDSGNLKGKEYLPVRRLHFGDTGTPVDDKRGKYTLGPLVCEGDDLFSNVITFRKSDATLNLPTFDFGYDGDIYFEFRTTKESGVLVNSKGPEDEILIELREGNSILFMYQTGNKPTHVQGKSTSGLADNNWHSVYIERNRKGARVVIDGNEKKEIKESPGPVLALYLTSYLSIGGNVGPPNKNGFTGCMRAFMLNGHLVDLVRYAKQTRYGISLGCVGKCASNPCLNNGTCIDGYEDYHCDCRWTSFKGPICADEIGVTLRDDSMIKYSFLGSWRSTIAENIRVGFTTTHPQGFLLGLFSNKSGEYMTISVSNSGSLRVVFDFGFERQEWTFPNKHFGLGQYHDIRIRRKNSGATLVMEVDNYEPFETHFNIKASADAQFNNIEYMYIGKNESMKEGFIGCVSRVEFDDIYPLKFLFQQNGPTNIRATDVMEDFCGVEPVTHPPEPIETRPPLDLDQDKVNAAYHETANAVIGGILFLLFLLSIFIAIFFGRWVARHKGDYLTQEERGCDMASDPDTAVMHSVTGHSLRKKKEWYI